The following are encoded together in the Citrobacter arsenatis genome:
- the lldP gene encoding L-lactate permease, translated as MNLWQQNYDPAGNIWLSSLIASLPILFFFFALIKLKLKGYVAASWTVVIALTVALLFYKMPVDHALASVVYGFFYGLWPIAWIIIAAVFVYKISVKTGQFDIIRSSILSITPDQRLQMLIVGFSFGAFLEGAAGFGAPVAITAALLVGLGFNPLYAAGLCLIVNTAPVAFGAMGIPILVAGQVTGLDSFEIGQMVGRQLPFLTIIVLFWIMAIMDGWRGVKETWPAVMVAGGSFAIAQYLSSNFIGPELPDIISSLVSLVCLTLFLKRWQPVRIFRFGDMGASQVDMDLSRTRYTAGQVVRAWSPFLFLTATVTLWSIPPFKALFAPGGAMYHWVVNIPVPFLDKLVARMPPVVHEATAYAAVYKFDWFSATGTAILFAALLSIVWLKMKPSAALQTFGSTLKDLALPIYSIGMVLAFAFISNYSGLSSTLALALAHTGSAFTFFSPFLGWLGVFLTGSDTSSNALFAALQATAAQQIGVSDVLMVAANTTGGVTGKMISPQSIAIACAAVGLVGKESDLFRFTVKHSLIFTCMVGVITTLQAYVLTWMIP; from the coding sequence ATGAATCTCTGGCAACAGAACTACGACCCGGCCGGTAACATCTGGCTTTCCAGTCTGATCGCATCGCTCCCTATCCTGTTCTTTTTCTTCGCCCTGATTAAGCTCAAGCTGAAAGGCTATGTTGCTGCGTCATGGACGGTAGTGATCGCTCTGACGGTCGCCCTGCTGTTTTACAAAATGCCGGTCGATCACGCTCTGGCTTCCGTGGTGTATGGCTTCTTCTATGGTTTGTGGCCGATTGCCTGGATCATTATCGCCGCGGTGTTTGTCTATAAAATCTCGGTGAAAACCGGGCAGTTCGACATCATCCGCTCATCGATACTCTCGATTACGCCGGACCAGCGTCTGCAAATGCTGATTGTCGGTTTCTCCTTTGGGGCATTCCTCGAAGGGGCGGCAGGCTTTGGCGCACCGGTCGCTATTACCGCCGCACTGCTGGTTGGTCTTGGTTTTAACCCACTGTATGCAGCAGGCTTGTGCCTGATCGTAAATACCGCTCCGGTCGCTTTTGGCGCAATGGGCATTCCGATTCTGGTTGCCGGTCAGGTGACCGGGCTGGACAGCTTCGAGATCGGCCAGATGGTGGGCCGCCAGCTGCCGTTCCTGACCATTATCGTACTGTTCTGGATTATGGCGATTATGGATGGCTGGCGCGGCGTAAAAGAGACCTGGCCTGCGGTGATGGTCGCTGGCGGCTCGTTTGCTATCGCGCAGTATCTCAGCTCTAACTTTATCGGACCGGAACTGCCGGACATCATCTCGTCTCTGGTTTCGCTGGTCTGCCTGACGCTGTTCCTGAAACGCTGGCAGCCGGTACGCATCTTCCGCTTTGGCGATATGGGCGCTTCGCAGGTCGATATGGACCTGTCGCGCACCCGCTACACCGCTGGGCAGGTGGTACGCGCCTGGTCTCCGTTCCTGTTCCTTACCGCCACCGTCACGCTGTGGAGCATACCGCCGTTTAAAGCGCTGTTTGCGCCAGGCGGCGCGATGTACCACTGGGTGGTCAATATTCCAGTCCCGTTCCTCGACAAGCTGGTTGCCCGTATGCCGCCGGTCGTACACGAAGCCACAGCCTACGCGGCGGTGTACAAATTTGACTGGTTCTCGGCAACCGGTACCGCGATCCTGTTTGCCGCCCTGCTGTCTATCGTCTGGTTGAAGATGAAGCCGTCTGCTGCGCTGCAAACCTTTGGCAGCACGCTCAAAGATCTGGCGCTGCCGATTTACTCCATCGGCATGGTGCTGGCGTTCGCGTTTATCTCTAACTACTCCGGTCTTTCGTCAACCCTGGCATTGGCCCTGGCGCACACCGGCAGCGCATTTACCTTCTTCTCGCCGTTCCTTGGCTGGCTGGGGGTATTCCTGACCGGGTCCGACACTTCATCAAACGCACTGTTTGCCGCCCTGCAGGCCACGGCCGCTCAGCAAATCGGCGTATCAGACGTACTGATGGTGGCGGCAAATACCACCGGTGGCGTGACCGGCAAGATGATTTCTCCACAATCTATCGCTATTGCTTGTGCGGCAGTGGGATTAGTGGGGAAAGAGTCTGACCTGTTCCGCTTTACCGTGAAGCACAGCCTGATTTTCACCTGCATGGTGGGTGTGATCACCACGCTGCAGGCCTATGTCTTAACCTGGATGATTCCATGA
- the lldR gene encoding transcriptional regulator LldR, with protein MIVMPRRLSDEVASRVRALIEEQQLEAGMKLPAERQLAVQLGVSRNSLREALAKLVSEGVLISRRGGGTFIRWQHEAWSEQNIVQPLKTLLADDPDYSFDILEARHAIEASTAWHAAMRATAADKEKIRLCFDATQSEDPDLASQADVRFHLAIAEASHNVVLLQTMRGFFDVLQSSVKQSRQRMYLVPPVFSQLTAQHQAVLDAIIAGDADGARKAMMAHLSFVHTTIKRFDEDQARQARITRLPGDSGENSRENNT; from the coding sequence ATGATAGTGATGCCCAGACGCCTGTCAGATGAAGTCGCATCTCGTGTGCGGGCGCTGATTGAAGAACAACAGCTGGAGGCGGGCATGAAGTTGCCCGCTGAGCGTCAGCTGGCCGTACAGCTCGGCGTCTCGCGTAACTCATTGCGTGAGGCGTTAGCAAAGCTGGTGAGTGAAGGCGTGTTGATTAGCCGTCGCGGCGGCGGGACGTTTATCCGCTGGCAGCATGAGGCCTGGTCTGAACAAAACATCGTGCAGCCGCTGAAGACCCTGCTGGCAGATGATCCCGACTACAGTTTCGATATTCTGGAGGCCCGACACGCCATTGAAGCCAGCACCGCCTGGCACGCAGCCATGCGGGCCACCGCCGCCGACAAAGAAAAAATCAGGCTCTGTTTCGACGCCACGCAAAGCGAAGATCCGGATCTCGCCTCACAGGCTGACGTGCGCTTTCATCTCGCCATTGCAGAGGCCTCACACAACGTGGTGCTGTTGCAGACCATGCGCGGTTTCTTCGACGTATTGCAGTCTTCGGTAAAACAGAGCCGCCAACGTATGTACCTCGTGCCCCCCGTATTTTCACAGCTGACGGCACAGCATCAGGCGGTGCTGGACGCCATTATCGCTGGCGATGCCGACGGGGCGCGTAAGGCCATGATGGCGCACCTCAGTTTTGTCCATACCACGATTAAACGATTTGATGAAGATCAGGCCCGCCAGGCGCGTATCACCCGCCTGCCCGGTGACTCTGGTGAAAATAGCAGGGAGAACAACACATGA
- the lldD gene encoding FMN-dependent L-lactate dehydrogenase LldD: protein MIISAASDYRAAAQRILPPFLFHYIDGGAYAEHTLRRNVADLSEVALRQRVLKNMSDLSLETKLFNETLSMPVALAPVGLCGMYARRGEVQAAAAADAKGIPFTLSTVSVCPIEEVAPTIKRPMWFQLYVLRDRGFMRNALERAKAAGCSTLVFTVDMPTPGARYRDAHSGMSGPNAALRRYWQAVTHPQWAWDVGLNGRPHDLGNISTYLGKPTGLEDYIGWLANNFDPSISWKDLEWIREFWDGPMVIKGILDPEDARDAVRFGADGIVVSNHGGRQLDGVLSSARALPAIADAVKGDITILADSGIRNGLDVVRMIALGADSVLLGRAYLYALATHGQAGVANLLNLIEKEMKVAMTLTGAKSISEISRDSLVQELGKSLPAALAPLVQGSAA from the coding sequence ATGATTATTTCAGCAGCCAGCGACTATCGCGCCGCAGCCCAGCGCATCCTACCCCCTTTCTTGTTCCACTACATTGACGGAGGGGCGTACGCAGAGCACACCTTGCGCCGTAACGTGGCAGACCTGTCGGAAGTGGCGCTGCGCCAACGCGTGCTGAAGAATATGTCCGACCTGAGCCTGGAAACAAAGCTGTTCAACGAAACGCTCTCCATGCCTGTAGCCCTCGCGCCCGTCGGACTGTGCGGCATGTACGCACGCCGGGGCGAAGTTCAGGCCGCCGCCGCCGCAGACGCCAAAGGCATTCCGTTTACGCTTTCCACGGTATCCGTATGTCCTATTGAAGAAGTCGCCCCGACCATCAAGCGTCCGATGTGGTTCCAACTGTATGTCCTGCGCGATCGCGGCTTTATGCGTAACGCACTCGAGCGCGCCAAAGCGGCGGGTTGCTCCACGCTGGTCTTTACCGTCGATATGCCTACGCCCGGCGCACGTTACCGTGACGCACATTCCGGTATGAGCGGTCCAAATGCGGCACTGCGTCGCTACTGGCAGGCAGTCACTCATCCGCAGTGGGCATGGGATGTTGGCCTGAACGGTCGCCCGCATGATTTAGGCAATATCTCGACCTATCTTGGCAAACCCACCGGCCTTGAGGATTACATCGGCTGGCTGGCGAATAACTTTGATCCGTCGATTTCATGGAAAGACCTCGAGTGGATCCGTGAATTCTGGGATGGCCCGATGGTGATCAAAGGGATCCTCGATCCTGAAGATGCTCGCGACGCTGTACGCTTTGGCGCGGATGGGATTGTTGTCTCTAACCACGGTGGCCGCCAGTTAGACGGCGTGCTGTCTTCTGCTCGCGCGTTGCCCGCCATTGCCGATGCAGTAAAAGGCGATATCACCATTCTGGCAGACAGTGGGATCCGCAACGGTCTGGACGTCGTGCGCATGATTGCACTGGGCGCGGATAGCGTGCTGCTGGGCCGTGCCTATCTGTACGCGTTGGCGACCCACGGCCAGGCAGGGGTGGCGAATCTGCTGAATCTGATCGAGAAAGAGATGAAGGTGGCAATGACCCTGACCGGTGCGAAGTCGATTAGTGAAATCAGCCGTGATTCGCTGGTACAGGAACTGGGTAAGAGCCTGCCTGCCGCGCTGGCTCCTCTGGTTCAGGGTAGCGCAGCGTAG
- a CDS encoding MFS transporter, producing MAYSGKVNIQQAIDDSPFSRFHWVIIVLGFLVLAIDGFDTAAMGYIAPTLSADWGIKKQDLGPVLSAALLGLSFGALLAGPISDRMGRKRVLVFSCLFFGLASLGTAYAQTLNMLTFWRFLTGLGLGAAMPNAITLVSEFAPKRCRSMAINTMYCGFPLGAAGGGVISSWLIPNYGWHSVLLAGAIAPLALTVLLVLFLPESVKYLVHHGKGVAQVKRIAQRFMSGSLEQVTQFYLDEDRVTVKKGSVAQLFSMPWLPGTLMLWTTYFMGLVIYYVLLSWMPTLMLGMGYPLAESAWLTSLFTFGGTAGILLAGWLMDRWEAHKVVSLGFMLTMLFALALGFEHNHIILFGALIFLMGITMNGAQSGLQTLAATFYPTHCRATGIAWMQGVGRFGGVAGTMMSAQLLSLQWQADSILMFLSLPALVAAAATIYKLQRYKPHALTVA from the coding sequence ATGGCTTATTCCGGAAAAGTGAATATCCAGCAGGCGATAGATGACAGTCCTTTTTCGCGCTTCCACTGGGTCATTATTGTGCTGGGCTTTCTGGTTTTAGCCATCGACGGCTTCGATACGGCGGCGATGGGTTATATAGCCCCCACGCTCTCAGCCGACTGGGGCATCAAGAAGCAGGATCTCGGACCGGTGTTAAGCGCCGCGCTATTGGGCCTGTCATTTGGCGCCCTGCTCGCCGGACCGATTTCCGATCGTATGGGTCGTAAGCGTGTCCTGGTCTTTTCCTGTCTGTTCTTTGGTCTCGCCAGTCTGGGAACTGCCTATGCCCAAACGCTGAATATGCTCACGTTTTGGCGCTTTCTCACCGGGCTTGGGCTTGGCGCGGCAATGCCCAATGCCATCACTCTGGTATCAGAATTCGCGCCGAAACGCTGTCGTTCAATGGCAATTAACACCATGTACTGCGGCTTTCCGTTAGGTGCTGCGGGCGGCGGTGTGATCTCCTCCTGGCTAATCCCCAACTACGGCTGGCACAGTGTTCTGCTTGCCGGTGCGATCGCCCCGCTGGCCCTCACCGTACTACTGGTGCTGTTCCTGCCGGAATCGGTTAAGTATCTGGTTCACCACGGTAAAGGGGTGGCACAGGTTAAACGCATTGCTCAACGCTTTATGTCGGGGAGTCTGGAACAGGTTACCCAGTTTTATCTGGATGAAGATCGCGTCACGGTCAAAAAAGGCAGCGTGGCCCAGCTATTCAGTATGCCCTGGCTGCCGGGCACGCTGATGCTCTGGACCACCTATTTTATGGGGCTGGTTATCTATTACGTGCTGCTGAGCTGGATGCCAACGCTGATGCTGGGCATGGGCTATCCGCTGGCCGAATCCGCCTGGCTGACGTCACTGTTTACCTTCGGTGGTACCGCGGGGATCCTGCTGGCTGGTTGGTTAATGGACCGCTGGGAGGCACACAAAGTGGTGTCACTCGGCTTTATGCTGACGATGCTGTTTGCCCTCGCTCTCGGGTTTGAACATAACCACATCATCCTGTTTGGCGCACTGATCTTCCTGATGGGCATTACCATGAACGGCGCGCAGTCCGGGCTACAGACGCTGGCCGCAACGTTTTATCCAACCCACTGCCGCGCAACGGGCATTGCCTGGATGCAGGGCGTGGGCCGCTTCGGCGGCGTAGCCGGAACGATGATGAGCGCCCAACTGCTTTCCCTGCAATGGCAGGCAGACAGCATCTTAATGTTCCTCAGCCTTCCGGCGCTGGTCGCCGCTGCCGCGACGATTTACAAGCTACAACGCTATAAACCGCACGCGTTGACCGTCGCATAG
- the trmL gene encoding tRNA (uridine(34)/cytosine(34)/5-carboxymethylaminomethyluridine(34)-2'-O)-methyltransferase TrmL, whose translation MLNIVLFEPEIPPNTGNIIRLCANTGFRLHIIEPMGFTWDDKRLRRAGLDYHEFTAVLRHPDYAAFIAAEHPQRLFALTTKGTPAHSAVSYQDGDYLMFGPETRGLPASILDALPAEQKIRIPMMPDSRSMNLSNAVSVVVYEAWRQLGYPGAVLRS comes from the coding sequence ATGCTTAACATCGTTTTATTCGAACCAGAAATCCCGCCAAATACCGGCAATATAATCCGTCTTTGCGCCAACACCGGCTTTCGTCTGCATATTATTGAGCCAATGGGCTTTACCTGGGACGACAAGCGCCTGCGTCGTGCGGGGCTGGATTACCATGAATTTACCGCCGTGCTGCGCCACCCTGACTACGCCGCTTTCATCGCCGCGGAACATCCGCAACGTCTGTTTGCCCTGACCACCAAAGGTACGCCAGCGCATAGCGCGGTAAGCTATCAGGATGGGGATTATCTGATGTTTGGCCCAGAAACACGCGGCCTGCCAGCCAGCATTCTCGACGCGCTGCCTGCCGAACAAAAAATTCGTATTCCGATGATGCCGGACAGTCGCAGCATGAACCTGTCAAATGCGGTGTCGGTGGTGGTGTATGAGGCCTGGCGCCAGCTAGGTTATCCCGGCGCGGTATTGCGTAGTTGA